The Gemella haemolysans ATCC 10379 genome contains the following window.
ATTATCATAAATATGAGGTGATACATGATTTGACAAGAAGTAATATAGAAGTGGCTTTCAATAATGCTTAACCTGAGTTACGGAAATATTTAACTAAGAGTCTTTCTAAATATGGTAATCCTATAGATGTTCTTTCAAATATTCGAAAGGGAGAGATAGCTATGGTTTTCGGAGCAGGTGGAGGAACACAGATACAATTAGGCTCGAATCTTAAATATTACAAAGCCATGAACTTGTTAAAGGGGGGTTAATAATGCGAGCAGAACTAGAAAAACAATATGTGTTAGAGATTGAATCGAGAATTAAATTGAATAATTTTCAGACTCTACATTACGTGCTCTTTGATGAATCAAAGAGATTACCTTGGGCAACACATCTATTTTATAAGAATGGTGTATTCCAAGTAAATAGTAGAGATGAACGTTCTTATGTCGTGGGGGAAACTTGGATATTTAATAATTTTGATGATGCAGTTAAGAAGTTTATAGAAATACTTAAAGATACAGTAGAAGCAGAGAATTTGGCTAATTTATTAGGATTTTCTCATCCCTATTCATCTTCATTATGGGATAAGTAATTGTTAAATCTATTACTTACACTGCTCTGACGGATCCAGGAGCGGCTCAGCGTGGCCAGGATCCCAATGCTAGCTATGCGGATGAAGGGTTTTCAGGAACATCTACCAAAAAGCGGTCAGAGTTTAATCGAATGATTCAGGATTGTAAGGAAGATAAGATTGATAGAATACTTGTTAAGTTCATCAGTCGGTTTTCAAGAAATACCCTAGACTGCATACGATTTGTACGTGAGCTAAAAGAGCTAGGAGTTGGCATTACCTTTGAAAAAGAGAATATTGACTCTCTAGATGCAAAAGGAGAGGTTCTACTAACAATCTTATCGTCATTGGCACAGGATGAATCGCGCTTTATTTCAGAGAACGCGACACGGGGAATCCGCAAGTGATTTGAACGAGGCATCAATCGCCAAAATACCACAAAATTCATGGGTTACGATAAGGATGAAGATGGCAATCTTATCATAAATGAAGAACAAGCACAAGTCTTAAGGAGAATCTTTCAAATGTTCCTAATGGGTCAGACACCAGAATCAATCGCTAGAAGGTTGAATTATGAGGGGGGCGATGATCAGGAAAGGCGAATTGGTATCCAAGCTCCATTCAGAAAATGTTCCATAATGAAAGGCATAAAGGGGATCTGCTCTTACAGAAAATAGTAACAGGAGACTTTTTGAACAAGAAACGGACCGATAATAACGGATATGCTAATCAGTATTATGTCGGGGCAATCACGAACCGATTATTGAACCTTGGATTTGGGATGCGGCACAGTTAGAATTTGAACGAAGAGAGGTCTTTAAGCAAACTAACTGTATCAAAAACTTCGCACAAAATATTGAAAGTAACCCATTTTCGTCAATGGTATTTTGTGGAGTCTGAGTTCACCATTTGCACGAAAGCATTGGACCACTATCAAAGGAAAGCGAGCTGTATGGCAATGTGGTTCAAGGTATAAG
Protein-coding sequences here:
- a CDS encoding Imm59 family immunity protein; translated protein: MRAELEKQYVLEIESRIKLNNFQTLHYVLFDESKRLPWATHLFYKNGVFQVNSRDERSYVVGETWIFNNFDDAVKKFIEILKDTVEAENLANLLGFSHPYSSSLWDK
- a CDS encoding recombinase family protein; translation: MTDPGAAQRGQDPNASYADEGFSGTSTKKRSEFNRMIQDCKEDKIDRILVKFISRFSRNTLDCIRFVRELKELGVGITFEKENIDSLDAKGEVLLTILSSLAQDESRFISENATRGIRK
- a CDS encoding recombinase family protein, whose amino-acid sequence is MGYDKDEDGNLIINEEQAQVLRRIFQMFLMGQTPESIARRLNYEGGDDQERRIGIQAPFRKCSIMKGIKGICSYRK